Below is a window of Deltaproteobacteria bacterium DNA.
CCGGCATCCGCACCGACACCGTGTGGCGGCCCGGCGCGAGCTCGACGCGCAACGGTCGGTCGCCCGGCGGCGCATAGATGTCGCTCGGGTCGCCCGCGTGCCACGCGCGCTGCGGCGAGCCGCCGTCGACGACGACGAGCGCGTACTTCGGCTGGACGTCGAACGCGACCGTCGCCGGCGCTCCGGGGACACCGCCGCCGTCGATCGCGATGCGCCCCGGCTCGCCGCCGCCGAACTTGTGCCACGGATAGGCGCCCGCGACGAGCATGACGACCACCCCGACGAGCAGCACCACCTTGTACTGCCAGTCCGACTCGCGCCGCCGGATCTTCGGCCAGTTGACCTGGACCACGTTGATCCCGCCGAGCACGTAGGCCATCGCCGCGAGCACGATGGCGCAGTCGCTGAGCACCTGAAACACCGCGCGGTAGCCCTCGTGCTCGATGTACAGCTCCGAGAACCCGAACAGGCCGGCGATGAAGCCGATGACGAGTGGTGCGATCGTTTTCACGGCAGCAGGAACTTGGCGAGGTCGAAGGCGTCGCGGTTGCCGGCGAGGTGCTGGACCGTCGACCACAGCGCGCCGAACGCGATGACGACGATCGTCACCGCCTTGAGCACGTCGCCCGACTTGAGCATGGCGACCAGGCGCGGCTCGCGCGTCATGTAGGCCGACACCGCGTACAGTTCCTCACCGATCAGCGTGTAGTCGCACGCCGCGACGAAGAACGGCAGCTGGGTCACCTCGGCGGTGCCGGCGATCTGGATCGCGCCGGTGACGAAGCCGGTCTCGGCCAGAATCAGCGATTCGGCAAAAAACCGGCCGAGGAAAATGTTGGTCGCAGGCCGATCGCGCAGCATCAACCCATTGACGCCGGCCGCGAACGCGAACTGCTCGCTCGAAATGAACATGACGTTCTCGGGCCGGTGCGCGTCGGGGCGGCCGACGTTGGCGTAGGCCTGGCGCACGATCTCCTCGGCGACGACCATCGTCATCGGGAAGAAGTTGGCGACCTTCAACTCGGTGTCGTACTCGGCGGTCATCTCGGCGACGTCGCCGAGTACGAGCAGCGACGCCAGCGTCTGGATGTTCTGGATGTCCTCGATGCCGGTGACGTACAGCACCGGCCGGCCCATCTCGGTCGACCGACCCACCGCCTCCTCGATCGCGTCGACGCCGGCGATGCGGCGGATATACATGTCGTCGCCAGCGCGCGCGCGGCGCAGGTAGTACGCGAGCAGCAGGCCGATCGACAGCGACGGCACCAGGTAGAAGAACTTGTCGGCAGCGAGCCACGACACGTCGGCCACCGCAGCGCGCAGCCCGAAGGCCACCACACACGACAGCACGACGATGCCGGTCGGCTCGACGACGGCTCGAACGCGCGGACTCACCGCTCGATGACCTCCACGTTGGCGCGGGGAATGGTGATGCGCTCGCCGGTGGCGAGCTGGACGTCGACGACCCGCACCATCGTCTCCGACGGCATCTTCTGCAGTTCGACCGGCAGGCCGACGACCTCGCCGATCTTGCCGAAGTGCGGGGCGCGAATGCACCGCACCGGCGCGCCGATCTCGAGTCCGCGGTGTTCGACCGGCCGCGCGTCCGCCGCGGCGCCGGCCGGCAGCGGAATGACCACCTCGGGGCGGATGACGCCCGCGCGGATCTGCGTCGCGCCGCTGATCGACGCGCCCGCGCCGTCGTGTTCGCACAGCAGCTCGAACGTCGCGCGGGCCATCGCGATGTCGCCGAACCCCTCGGTGACGATCAGCGTCGTGCCGATCTGCTCGGTGCCGGTGATCGCGACGCCGACGTCGTAGCCGAGCAGCTCCTTGATGTCCTGATAGGCGAATCCGCCGACGACGAGTCCGGCGCAGCCGACCTCGATCGCCCGGCGCAGCGCCGCCAGCGGCGCGTAGCCGCCGCCGATCACGATCTTGCCCGCGTGCTGGCGGCCGATGCGCTCCGCCGCGAGCGTCTCGTCGGGCGCGCGCGCGAGCGCGCAAAGCGGCGCGT
It encodes the following:
- a CDS encoding PEGA domain-containing protein; this translates as MKTIAPLVIGFIAGLFGFSELYIEHEGYRAVFQVLSDCAIVLAAMAYVLGGINVVQVNWPKIRRRESDWQYKVVLLVGVVVMLVAGAYPWHKFGGGEPGRIAIDGGGVPGAPATVAFDVQPKYALVVVDGGSPQRAWHAGDPSDIYAPPGDRPLRVELAPGRHTVSVRMPVGGYETFTGAVDVTGGETVTVSAHLGMLWGATSPGTGRVYTWLYDYVFFPCNATMFSLLAFFIASAAFRAFRARSLEAGLLLGAAVLVMLGFVPIGGAIWSGFPEIAEWIMDVLNTTGRRAIIMGAALGAVATGLRVILGIERSHLGGGD